The Anabas testudineus chromosome 15, fAnaTes1.2, whole genome shotgun sequence DNA segment CACCTGCCATTCATTTTGAGTCCGCTGTTTAAGTACACAAAGAGGGGATCATAACGAAGTGAACGGCTCATCCTCAACATTCATGCATCAAAATACACTATGGATTAATACAGCAGCAATAAATCCAGATTTCCATGATTGAAAAGCTGTTTCAGGGAATATTTTGTTGGATCCTCATCTACATTCTGAAACCCTGTGAGTGGCCTACATAAACCCATGCTCCTTGTGTGCACGTGCACGTGCGGAGAGGCACAGTGTTTGGTCTTGCACAGCAACACAGTGGCCCAGTTTGAGTAAAATCAGTGTCAATGCATCTCTAATAATGGGTGCTGGTGCATGTGCACGTGTGCGAGCCTCTTCCAGAAGCTTTAAACAGACTTGTCATGTTGGGAGACGCCGCTGTCAAATGGAGGACGAATCTGAGGATGTCAATTGAATGCCAAGAAATGTCTGTCAGTCGTCTTGACGTAGTTCTCTCCATTGTGATTAGCATCACTTAATATTCACGCATGCTTATCTGACTGCTGAGGCAGTGCCAAACTGACTGCTGTCGTTAGAGAGCATCACGCACAGACTCCCTGCGATAAACACGCGGATGATGTAACAGCCATGTGCCATTGCATGTCAATACGTGTCACAGCCCCTTGTACTCGGTGACGGTGTCACAGGGTCAATTCAACAAGAGGAAAATGATATTACTTCGCCGACTGGGGAGTGAAGGCCTGGCTCTCTTTGTGCCTCAGGCTTATGTTTGCATAGACAAGACTGTGGATTAGCTAAACAACACTGCCACTTACTGGCCACGTTTAAGCACtgaacaagaaaataaagggGAACATGCAGCTGGAATTAAGTCATGTGTGTTGAAAGGCCTGAAATGTCTTTTGCAAACTTATTGCACGAgtattgacttttattttatgattaaaaataaatagagacCCGCACATGAATTAGGACTGGCTTGGTTTTTAAATCTACTACATACCTACATCTCTACTCTGCATGGTTTGCAAAATTTAAAAGGCTTTTTTCAGAAATGCAGCGTCTTCCCTCCCACACGCTAAATGCATCAAAACAGGAACCTcttgaattattttgttttatattagcAGTTGTACGTGTCagttttgtttccttgtttctctaccacatagttttttttttttccacctctgagagagtgtgtgaatgtgtatcaTTGTGGCACTCTGACAGTCACGGCCGGGAGGAGGAACAGTGGTGTGCTTGCTGCAGATGGCAGCACACATTTTTTCATTCcttaaacagacacaaaaagcagctgagggaccaggGCCTGTCTGTAGATTGTGCTGGAGAAGAGTAGGTACTTGGCACAAGTAGCAGAAACAATTAGCGTCACATAAGCAGAGGCCCGAagcagtgggagagagagagagagagcgagaggatGATGGAAAAAACACGGTATCTCATTTTCCCAGAGAAGACCTTAGCAGAGCTGCGTGCACCGCTCCGAGACGTTCCCTTCCTTTCCTCatcacaaatcaaacatttttttggGAGACAGTTGGTGTCATATCTCATTTAATTGATGTGCTCTTGTCGGtggcatgtttttgtttgtatctgtgcatttttaattaGGAAATAGACAGAGGAAGCTCCGTGTCCTTAGAGAGACCTCACATCCCACTCGCATCCCCAAAATTCCTTTTTGAAAAATTCCTGGCTACTGCCTTCCCGGTTCCTATTTTGAAGTTGGAAGATGAAACGATCTAAAGTGCGGTTTGTGAAAGAACTCTTTGCTCATTAAACTCTACCTGCTGTTAAGATGAAAAATGGTAAGGATCACTTTTGAAAGATGAAACTTTGTCTAAAACGTAGAACGATAGGTTTGAGAGAAAACTCATCAAGGCCAAATTCCATTaaagtgatggaggaggagaacgACCCCAGGTTTCttcatttatataattattaatactaagtttgtggtaaaataaaatgtcattactGAATCACTGGTTTGATGTTTTGGGATGAATGTGGacactctttcttttttataatttcacGTTTACCACAGAACAGAAGGCAGCTACAAACTATATCTGCTGAAAACGATTAGCCCTAACATTTGATACGCCACCgtgtaaatgtagtttaaaagATGAATAATCTAGTCTCATGATACCAACCGTCTCAGTGTCTGGCATGGTAAAGTGTCCTTATTAACCTCCTTCTGTCTAGCTGCTGCCCCAGTTTCTGTATCAaactgtatataatatatatttttatgtctaAAAGTGTGaatgtttcatttcagctgGAAATAAACCTGAGATAGTGAATGTATTCTGCATTGTTCTTTAACACggttaaacatatttaacaacAAATGCTGAACCCCTCACTCTTCACTTAACTCAGCAGACTacaccaaaaaaacaaagaaacccTCCTTATCTTCTTGCACCACTAGGGggcagtatttcagtgtgcagGTTAGGTGTTGGGTGTTTCCTGCACCATTAGAATTAAAATCTAAACTAGTTCTGCTTGGATTCTAGTCACAAACTTGTTACTAGCTACTGAAAGTAACAAACATTGCAACAAGCAGCAGCTTGGTGGAATTCACACAATGAGGACATGGTTTTgttgtgaaatataaaaactattCACATTTCTAAAACGCTATGTAGCAACAGTGCAAAGTGCAATTTCACTTTTTAAGTGAGCCTGTTTGGTTTGCAACACAACCGACAAACAGAGTCTTCTGTAATACAGGACTTTGGCAAATAAAGAGAACAGACTCTCCAACAACATTTAGGTCTGTTCATGAGGTGTAACAGGTCCTGTGTGATCTGCCTTTAAAACTGTGTCTTTTCTATTCCCCACAATagaatagagaaataaaaactagttTAATGATAAGAAATAAACTCATctgactgtaaaataaaagtaaataaaatgcaatttgtGGAATCATGGAACTTTTTTGTGAGTTTcactggaaaaagaaacaatatatTAAAACTGAGCTCTCTGTTTactataaatagaaaaatatggttattcatttttacatttgaatgaaataaataataaaaggtcCCAATATGATAGAAAAATCAATAAGATGAACCTCCCTCTCAAAGgttaagcaaaacaaacaaacactgtagaTACTGTTACATAAAAAGGGCTGAAACAGAGAGAATCTGTGGATTCCAAGTTGATCAGTGTTTAACAAAGTCCTGAGTCCAGACCATCATGGCAACAgacattaaaatgcttttttgtgTTGGACTTGCCTTAGTACTAACAGGTATGAGAAGACTGATCAAGGCTGTGGAGTCTGGTAGGTGACAGGGATTTCTTACAGTGCTGGTAACCGTGGCTGTGGTTCTGTTTCCCGTGGATCAGGTGTGGGAAAGTCTGCCTTTATTGGAAAGAGCCACAGTGAGGGCAAAGACGATCCTGTGCTGCAGTATGTGGTTAACAACTCACTGAGGGAGCATCCAGTCCTCACCAAACTCCGACTGGTAAGAAGCGTAATCACTCCTatcattcattttgttcatttctctgtttagTTTGCAGCTGTTTCAGTGCTTTGCTGCTCTTTTGATCACACTTAACTTAGTGTGGACAGACACCTTCCAACACTAATCTACATGCTGAAGCTACGAGCAGGTTATTTAGGTCGGACGAAGGCTGGTGGGTCATCTGGAGCTTCGGGGTAAAAACTGAAGAAGATTGAACCTTTGAAGTTGTGCTTCAAACTTTGTATCTCACTGTGGATGCTGCAGCACATGCTTAGAATAGTTTGTGTTTAAGTACAGTTTCTATATGTGTGTCACATTATCTCTACTATGTATACAACTGGATGTATATGGCACAGTACATGATGGCAGGAACAGTACTACAGGAACAGGACCACTAGAGGGCAGACTAGCTTTAGAGCACGCAACACAGGCACAATAAATGCAGACAAATAAGAACACTTGCTCTGTAATATGTTGTTGAATTACTCATGCCATTTAATAAAAGCTATTTAATAAgtttatcatttatttcagAGAACCCTTCAGGATCGGTGGAGTGTGATGATGGTTGCCAGTGAACAAGCCCAGTTCATGGCAAATCTCATTAAACTGATCAATGCAACTAAAGCCATTGAAATTGGTGAGATTAAGTGACAAGTTAAATGGATTAAAGGAATattcataaaatacaaaaacactaaaaatatacTAGAAGCAAATAAATGTGTAATCATGAAATTAACCCTCTCctgaatatttaatgttgaaATGCACATACTACTGCATCTTTCTGATTACACCTAGCAGATAAGATCATTTGAAAGTTTTATTGTCTGAATTTGACTGGATCCATATTAAGaatttttgttttgaacattTTTCGTGGTTTTAAGTGACAAAGGAAAAAActatttacaaatataatatgtttAAAGATTCAATTACTGCTTTATTTGACCCGCAGGGATGTACACAGGATACAATGCACTTAGCATGGCTCTGGCCATGCCAGACAATGCAAGTGTGGTAGCCTGTGAAATAGAAGACACCTATGTAAACATTGCCAAGCCATTTTTTAAAGAGgtaagaaaatgtctttttaaacagCCTGAAATCAATTTAATCATGTATAAAAACTGTGTCTACTGAaggtaaaatattaaattatctTGTCTTAAATTCTCTTAAATCTATATGAATTCACCAGTGCATCAAATCCACATCCCGACACTCAtgcaacatttaaatttagctttCTGCAAGTTTCGTTTTTGTGTTtcaattaaagtaaaattgtGCAACAAACAGCACACTGTACTTTACATCTGTCTTCTGTCAGTGTATCTTCACAAAATGCTGTAGGCAGAGTAAAAAGGTGTCTGGTCAGGAAACAGTGTCACATAAAGATGCAAAGCCcagcagaggaaataaaatcaattcCTATTTAAAAGCTCCTTTAACATTCTCTTTAGAAAACacttaaagaagaaaaatcccTGCCCATTGATTCATTCCTACAATTTCACCTTTTCCGTAGGCTGGAGTTGAAAATAAGATAGATATACGACATGAAATAGCCATGAAGACACTGGGCAAGTACTTTTATCCACTACAGTAATAACGTCCGATTCAAATTGGACTAATtcatttttgattttaaattctgATCTCTGTTTCATCAGATGACCTAATAGCAGCTGGGGGCGCTGGAACATTTGACTTTGTGTTCATTGATGCTGATAAATCCAACTATGATAGATACTATGAAAAGTCCCTTCAGCTCATAAGAAAAGGGGGAATCATTGCGATTGACAATGTAAGTACACCTAGAACAAGCAGGTCAAGTTTGCCTTTAGTCCAGGATACTGACACTGTGAGTGTTATCACATTTGTAGGTGCTGTGGAGCGGAAAGGTTGTAAACCCTGCTCCCAATGACGTCACCTCGCAGGGGCTGGATGCTCTCAACAAGAAGCTGCACAAGGACCAGAGGATCGATCTGAGCATGCTCACTGTGGGCGATGGGTTGACTATTGCCATTAAACGATAGTATAAAACGTGTGTGGATATGGTCCATGCTCTAAGCACATGTCATATATAAACATGTGAGTATGTTCATGATTTACCTGGCTGTGAAAGAGTTgatgctgaaagaaaaaatgtaaatgaaggaAGTTTAACTGAATATTTGCACAATGTgttattgattttaattaagttaaataaataaccacTGTTAAAAAGTAGTAAACAAACATGTGTGGTAGTGTGGCAGCAGTGTATGTGTACTTTATTACAATCCATCACCATCATAAACACTCCCTGTCCCCAAGTGATAAGTCACAGTCGCCTCCTGCTGTAGCACTAACACAGCAGGGCCTGGTGTGATAATAAAGGGCCAGTACAACAACTTAAGATCGCTGACATATTTAATAGCGCCGCACACAGCACTGCTGGCGTTGGGGACCTGCAGTCAGTTGATCCACGTCACCGCCGTCTCGGACAAATTGTAGAGTAAGCTCTCGTTAAGGCATCAGCTGATGCTTCACCTTTTCAGCACCGCGGACAGCTCCGTTGTGCGCACCGAGCAGATGGCGACGGCTATAAAAGCCCGCATGGAGAGTCTGCATCGGAGATCCACACCGACACCCCGAGCTGCCACAGCATGGATCACAGATACGACAGAAGCACTCGAGATGAGCATCTGCAGTACAAACCAAGACGTTCGGGATTAGATGGCGGTATGAATGTGTCCATGTTATCCGGAAAGTTCAACGAGAAGGAACTGATGCACGGCCTGAACGATCGTCTTGCAGGGTTCATAGAGAAAGTGCATCAGCTGGAGTACCAGAATGGTCTGCTGGAGAGGGAAATCGAGGAGATCAAGGGGAAAGCGAAACCCGCATCTTGTTTTGAGGAGGAGTACGGACCCGAGCTCAGGAAGCTGAGGCAGCTGCTTCAGGACATCACTCACCAGAAGCGTCAGATTGAAATGGAGCATCAGAATTTGGAGGAAGACCTGTCGACCCTGAAGAAACAATATGAACAGGAGGCTCGAAGCAGAGCAGATGTCGAGAGCAACATAATGGGCTTCAAGAAGGACATCAACGATGCCTATCAGGCTAAAGTGCAGCTGGAGAAGAAAGCGCAGGCTCTTGTGGACGAAATCCAATTCCTGAAGAGAAACCATGAGGCCGAGGTGTCCCAGATGTTTGACCAAATCCAAAATGCGCAGGTGGCCGTCAAGGCGCATGAATTTGGCAGCCCCGGCATCACTGCGGCACTCCGCGACATCAGGGCACAGCTGGAAGGTCACGCAGCCACCCCCGTCCAGCAGGTTGGAGAAACTTTCCGGTCCCAGTTTGCAAAATTAACGGAGGCTGCTGAAACCAAGAGGGAGGCGTTAAAGGCGACCCAGCAGGAGATTCAAGAGTGCAGGAGGCGCCTGCAGgccaaaaacactgaactggACTGCGCTAAGGGCACCAGGGAGGCGCTGGAGAAGCAACTTCACGACGTCGAGGATCGCCACAGGGAAGAAGTTCTCCACTATCAGGCAGGTTTTTTCTCTCATGATAAAAGTCGTGTTAGGTGATCACATGCGCCTTATAACAAatgttctctcctctctctgctctagAACACAATCAAAGAACTGGAAAACGAGCTCATCAACTGCAAGTTTGACATGTCTGGTTACCTGCGGGAGTACCAGGACCTGTTAAATGTGAAGATGGCTTTGGATGTGGAAATTCTGTCTTACAGGTAGGATTTACTACACCCAGAAAAGGTTCACACATTACTATCTGTATGCATTTACTAtctaaaagtatttaaatactcTTAACCAGGAGTTCTTGCACATCCCTAGTGAAATCTGTCTCTTCTGTCTTGCAGGAAGCTTCTCTGTGGCGAGGAGGCTCGGCTATCCACAGTGTCCGACAGCCACATCTCCTTGCCTTACATCTACCACCAGTCCCCCATTTACACCCTCCCGTGCCTCAGCCGCCCAGGCGGACCACACAGAAGAGTAGAGCCTCAGTACAAGTTTGTAGAGGAGATTATAACAGAGACCACCAGGGAAATCGAGATGTCCGAATTTGAGGAGACAGGATCAGAGGAGACAGAAGCGGGAAAGGATGAGCAGGAGCGTGCCAAAAGCGATAGAGGGGGCAGTGAGGAGGAGAGCGATGATAAAGACAGTCGAGAGGAAGAAGGTGAGCAGATGTCTGATAGTCAGCAGAATCAAGTAGAGGCAGCGAGAAGTGCAGTAGATGAAGCTGCTGACAGGGATGAAAGAGTTCCTGGAGAGGTAGATGACGGTGATGAAGGGCAAAAAAGTAAAGAGGAGTCTGAAACATCTGATGCAGCTGACAAAGGGGAGAGTGGCAgagataaaaatacacaaagcaaAGTTTTACTAAGTGATgaggaagaaaatgagaaacatcAAAAAGCTGCTGAAAAAGAATCTGTGGTGACAAAGGTCACAGTTCAGAAAGATCTGGCTtcaaaaccagacaatttaacACCACAAGTCCCCGTGGAAGACGAACATCCCGAAATATCTGCGAGCGATCAAGAAGGAGATGCTGATAAAGAGGAGCCTGTTCATGAGACCCACCAAATATCCGAAGCTCAGGAGCTCAGCAGTGCTGTGCAGGGTCAAGATGAGGGGCATACGGTGGCTTTAGAAACAGCTGAGATACACACAGATgtcaaagaagagaaaaagagcgCTTTATCTGTAgatacaaaaacatcaacagcaaGTAAATCAGCCAAGAGTGAGGATAACGAACACAGCCACAcggaaactgaagaaaaaagtCAATCTGCAGCTGTTAAAGACGCAGACAAAGCAGCAATAACCATTCTCGATGCTGGACATGATAGCAATACAAGCCAAGATAAGAAACCGTCGCCTGAACCAAATGAAAAAACCCTCCCTGAGGTGAAGGACCAAGTGCCAAACGGTgtggagaaaactgaaacatcCAGAGCTGTGCTGCCAAAGGAGAAGACGACGGACAGTGCAGACGTCAAACAGTTCCCTCAGGGGCCACTAGAGAAGAGTCAGGCACACAAACCAGAGGTGGCCGAGGATTCAAAGGCAATAAGTGATCCTCAGGAAAAACCTTTGAAGGAAGAGAGCAGTAAGTCTGACAAATAAGAGAGGGAACAAGGGTAACCCTAGTTTAAAATAGTAGTTGATATGCAACTATCAGTGACAGTGAAGCTGAGGGAAGAGCTTCATTATTGCAGATGCAAATTCAAGGCACAAGCtgagaaaagcaaagaaaacaaaacaaaaacaaaaaacaaaaacaaaagcttgatGCTGTAACCTCCACAGGAGAGAGCATGACTCTTCTGTTTGCAACAGCTTTGCCTCTGAGCCTGCAAGCGACTTGTGATTAAAGTGGAAAAGTGTTAAAATCTTTTGATTCACCACACAAACAAAGTAATTCTGAATGTAAATGATGTAATGCTGACATTTGAACTCTCTCTGCTTTGGTATGTgctgacaaataaatgcaatataAAATTATCCAATGACTCCAACTTTTCTTATGACAACTCACGTTGATTAGTTCACTGCACTCTGCAcctgttaaatatttgattccagtttgtgagaaaaaaaaaaaaaaaaagagttactgcagctttgtttttctttaagtaACCTCAACTCTACACAGTATGTATCCGAACAACTTCtttaaccagtttgtttttcatattttgggAAACGGGTGCTGTGAATTACTGTATTAGGgtcatttccttttgtttcacTACCTAATATTCGTAGACTCTTCTGCAGGTCACTAAAAAATTCTGACTTCTAATGACAGTGTTGCTTTTGAAAGAGCCTCTTATCAGCTTTACATGTATGTACAGCTTTATTAAAGCTTTGTGTGGTGCATCAGGCCCAACTTCAGCCATACAGTTCCTGATAATGGGAGTTTCAATGGAGTTTTCCTATTAAATTCTTTAGTGTAGCATGTGAAGCTGCCATTCCAGGCTTTTAAACATAAGCTAGCGACACTGAAAATGCATCCATGGAGTTCAAAGACTTTATTGAAaatgtatacatacacataaGGACCTAAAATATTTCCCGTGTGCTCCGTCTCTGGCCAATACAGGAAAGCACGTTCCGAGAGCGCACGTGTGCAACTTCCAAGTTACACCTGTTCTGAACAACGGTAGTTTGGCATGTGAACATgatgggtttttattttaatacacaatgaacaaaaactATATCTGCATTGTTGGCTGAGTGTAGAGGTTTCTCTCAAACTTACAGACCCAACTTTCCGCAACCCAAAAA contains these protein-coding regions:
- the comtd1 gene encoding catechol O-methyltransferase domain-containing protein 1; its protein translation is MATDIKMLFCVGLALVLTGVGKSAFIGKSHSEGKDDPVLQYVVNNSLREHPVLTKLRLRTLQDRWSVMMVASEQAQFMANLIKLINATKAIEIGMYTGYNALSMALAMPDNASVVACEIEDTYVNIAKPFFKEAGVENKIDIRHEIAMKTLDDLIAAGGAGTFDFVFIDADKSNYDRYYEKSLQLIRKGGIIAIDNVLWSGKVVNPAPNDVTSQGLDALNKKLHKDQRIDLSMLTVGDGLTIAIKR
- the LOC113159888 gene encoding neurofilament medium polypeptide; the protein is MDHRYDRSTRDEHLQYKPRRSGLDGGMNVSMLSGKFNEKELMHGLNDRLAGFIEKVHQLEYQNGLLEREIEEIKGKAKPASCFEEEYGPELRKLRQLLQDITHQKRQIEMEHQNLEEDLSTLKKQYEQEARSRADVESNIMGFKKDINDAYQAKVQLEKKAQALVDEIQFLKRNHEAEVSQMFDQIQNAQVAVKAHEFGSPGITAALRDIRAQLEGHAATPVQQVGETFRSQFAKLTEAAETKREALKATQQEIQECRRRLQAKNTELDCAKGTREALEKQLHDVEDRHREEVLHYQNTIKELENELINCKFDMSGYLREYQDLLNVKMALDVEILSYRKLLCGEEARLSTVSDSHISLPYIYHQSPIYTLPCLSRPGGPHRRVEPQYKFVEEIITETTREIEMSEFEETGSEETEAGKDEQERAKSDRGGSEEESDDKDSREEEGEQMSDSQQNQVEAARSAVDEAADRDERVPGEVDDGDEGQKSKEESETSDAADKGESGRDKNTQSKVLLSDEEENEKHQKAAEKESVVTKVTVQKDLASKPDNLTPQVPVEDEHPEISASDQEGDADKEEPVHETHQISEAQELSSAVQGQDEGHTVALETAEIHTDVKEEKKSALSVDTKTSTASKSAKSEDNEHSHTETEEKSQSAAVKDADKAAITILDAGHDSNTSQDKKPSPEPNEKTLPEVKDQVPNGVEKTETSRAVLPKEKTTDSADVKQFPQGPLEKSQAHKPEVAEDSKAISDPQEKPLKEESSKSDK